The nucleotide window CTGTTAGATAAAGAGACTGATATAGTAGTTGCATTTAAACATGATAACTTGAAAACCAAATCAAAAATATCTTGGTTTAAATCAAGGGTGAATTACTACCTTATCAAAACATTATTTTTCCCTTTATTTTTTGATCATTCTCCGATTCTTGACTTCCAGTTCGTGCAGTTCTATCCTCGAGATTTCTTACTACAGGGTATTACTATCAAAAGCTATAGCTCTTTTATTCCTGCAGAATGTTTAATAAAAGCACGGTTATTAAAACTTTCCATCAGACAAATTCAATTACACTATCATAGTAGAGAATTACATGGACACGCGAAATCGGGTGTCAACTATAAAACTATTTTAAAAAGCATCCAAAATATTTTTCACTTTTGGTTTGAATGGTTCTGTTTTGGCGGAAAAAAAAGAGCCAAAATTCACTGGGACATGTCTTCGAAAGGAATACTTCCATGGCAAAAATAATTTTTATTATTCAACGAGAGGAAATAAGTAGCAAACGAAGCGTGCTTCCAAAAGTCCTTTTTCCAATTGAAACAGCTTTAACTGCATCTTTACTTGCTTTGTCAAATCACAAGGTAACAAGTTTTGACTTAAACCTTATAGGAAAAAATGAAGACTGGACAAAAAAATTCAAAAAACTCTTAAAAGACTTCAATCCCGGGTTTGTAATTTCTGCACCTCAAAGCCTCACTTTTTTAATTAAAGAAAGTATTCAGGAAACGGCTGATACATTTTTCCATGCAAAGCAATACAATCCTGCTATCAAAACAATTTATTGCGGACAATTTGCCACTTCGTATCCTAAAAAGGCCCTCAAAAAATCAACAGCTGATTATATCATTCGAGGAGAATATGATGAAGCCATCCGAAACCTAATTAACACAATTGAAAAGGGCACTGTCCCTCTCGATATAATAGGTGTCATGGGGAAGAATAGTACAAAAACGACTCCTATTGCCTGTTCACATATTTTTAAGGAGCTTCCATTCCCGGCATATGATGAGTTTAACTTTAAACAATATTTTCAATTTCCTGGAAAAGGCAATGTAAGATATGCAGAACACAGTCACAAATACACCCATTATCTTACATCCAGAGGCTGCACAGCTCGATGTTGTTTTTGCAATGTTTCA belongs to Desulfobacula toluolica Tol2 and includes:
- a CDS encoding glycosyltransferase family 2 protein, whose amino-acid sequence is MMIKDKNKSLSFSLLTFAYNEEKLLKKQIEIWIEGLKKYSNDFEIILINDGSTDKTGIIANDLSKRHSELKVFHHKRNMGIGYAVKTAIQQAMKNIVFWNDIDSHFNIYDIGKIIPMLLDKETDIVVAFKHDNLKTKSKISWFKSRVNYYLIKTLFFPLFFDHSPILDFQFVQFYPRDFLLQGITIKSYSSFIPAECLIKARLLKLSIRQIQLHYHSRELHGHAKSGVNYKTILKSIQNIFHFWFEWFCFGGKKRAKIHWDMSSKGILPWQK